Sequence from the uncultured Flavobacterium sp. genome:
TACCGCAATTCCATTATCGGCAATTGGTGGAGTTTTTGGATTGGCGTTGCGCGATATGCCTTTTAGTATTTCGGCCGGAGTTGGTTTTATTGCCCTTTTTGGTGTGGCGGTTTTAAACGGAATTGTTTTAATATCTGAGTTCAACCGAATACAGAAACAGGGCGAAATTACAGATCCGTTTCAGATTATCATTACAGGAACAAAAAACAGATTACGTCCCGTATTAATGACGGCTGCCGTGGCATCTTTAGGATTTTTGCCAATGGCTTTGAGTAACGGAGCAGGAGCAGAGGTTCAACGCCCGCTGGCAACAGTAGTTATTGGCGGTTTGATAACGGCAACTTTGTTGACACTTTTTGTACTTCCGGCGATTTATTTAATGACGTATCACACGAAGGTATTTTCGAAAAAAATCAAAAAACATAAAATGGATAAATTGACTTTGTTGCTTGTCGCTTTGTTTGTTACAGCTTCAGTTCAGTCGCAACAAAAGCCTGTTTCTTTAGACGAATCTTTGTCAATTGCGCTTCAGAATAATCGAAGAATTAAATCGGCGCAATTGAACGAAAGATCAAAAGAACAATTGCAAAAATCAGCGTATGATATTCCAAAATTGACTGTTGATGCAGATTACGGTCAGTTTAATAGTGGCGTTAATGATACGAGATTTGGCGTGAGTCAGACATTTGCTTTTCCAACACTTTACAGCAATCAGAAGAAAGCTTTACAGGAAAATTATAATGTGGCAAAAGCAGCGTCGCAACTGACTTCGCAACAAATTAAATCGAATGTTCGAAGCTTGTTTTACTATTATATTTGGCTGAATAGTAAAAAGGAATTATTGGCTTACGCCGATTCTATTTACAGATTGATGGAACAAAAATCGGATTTGCGTTATAAGGTTGGAGAAACTAATGTTTTGGAGAAAAGCGCTTCACAATCGGCAAGACAATTTTATACCAATCAGCTTACGATGGTCAATAAAGATATTGCGATTACGCTGAAATCATTCAATACTATACTCCAGGATAGTATCGTTCATGTTCCAACTTCGGGAAATATCAAAACCGATTTTAATCTTTCGTTAAACGAAAAAATAAATACGGCTGAACTTCCTCAAATCCAACTTTCGAATCATGAAGCCGAAGCCGCAAAATGGAAATGGAAAACGGAACAATCAAAACTAATGCCGGATATTACGGTTGGTTATAATAATCTGAGTATTATTGGTGCACAAACCAATTCTGCGGGACAAGAAGTGTATTATAATAGCAGTGACAGGTTTAGTTATGTGAATTTTGGATTGTCGATTCCGTTGTTTTTTTCGAGTCAATCTTCTCGTAATAAAGCGGCTAAAATTGAATATGAAAATTATAAAATGATGGCAGAATCGGTGAAAGTAGAAATGACTACAGAAATTGCCAATGCCGTAAGCGAAGCCGAAAAGTATAAAGAAAGCCTGAATTATTACGAAAACGAAGGTCTTAAAAATGCCACGGTAATTATTGACGCAGCAAATAGTCAACTAGAAAACGGAGACATTGATTATTTGCAATGGGTTTTGGTCGTTAATCAGGCGATTACCATCAAAAATGAATATCTCGACAGGATAAACGACTATAATAAAGCGATTATAAACCTGCAAACTCTTAATAATTTATAAAATAATGAAAACATATATCAGCGCAATTTTTGGTCTTTTATTTTTGGTTTCCTGCCATGATAAAAAAGAACTGCAAAACACAGCAGAAGTTAAAAACCAGGAAAATAGTATTCAGTTAACTGCTGAACAAGTAAAAAATGCAGGACTTATTATAGGAACTCCTGAAGAAAGAACGGTTAAGGGGATATTAGAACTTCAGGGAACGGTTACGGTTCCGCCAAAAAGTGTAGTTTCAGTTAGTATTCCGCTTGGCGGCTATATCAAAAAAACGGATTTAATGGCGGGAATGCACGTTCGAAAAGGGCAATTATTGGCCGTTGTAGAAGACATGCAATACATACAATTGCAACAGGATTATCTTACGGCAAAAGAAAAATTTCAATTGTCTAAAAGTGAATACGACCGACAAAAAGAACTGAATGCCAAGAAAGCAAGCAGTGATAAATTGTATGAACAAACGGCTACAGAAATGCAAACACAACGCATTTATATGTCTTCTTTGGCACAAAAACTTTCTTTGTTGGGAATTAATGTAAAGACACTTTCGGCTTCTAATATTAGTAAAACGGTAAGTATTGTTTCGCCAATAAATGGTTTGGTTTCTAAGATTAACGTAAACGTAGGAAAGTATATTGCGCCAACAGATATGCCTTTTGAATTGTTAGAAATGAGCGATATTGTACTTGTTATGAATGCTTTTGAAAAAGATGTTCATTTGCTTTCGGTAGGGCAAACGGTTACGGCTTTTACGAATGCAAAACGGTCTAAAAAATACACAGCAAAAATTGCTTATATCAATCAAAGTCTGAACGATGATCGTGCTGCCGAAGTAGTTTGTAAAGTCAATCAATATGATAATTCACTAATTCCGGGACTTTTTATTAATGCTGAAGCTGAATTTGAAAACGAAAAAGCGATTACGGTTCCGGAAGACGCGGTTGTAAGATGGCAAGGCAAGTTTTTTGTTTTCGCTTTAAGCGGCAATAATCA
This genomic interval carries:
- a CDS encoding efflux RND transporter periplasmic adaptor subunit, whose amino-acid sequence is MKTYISAIFGLLFLVSCHDKKELQNTAEVKNQENSIQLTAEQVKNAGLIIGTPEERTVKGILELQGTVTVPPKSVVSVSIPLGGYIKKTDLMAGMHVRKGQLLAVVEDMQYIQLQQDYLTAKEKFQLSKSEYDRQKELNAKKASSDKLYEQTATEMQTQRIYMSSLAQKLSLLGINVKTLSASNISKTVSIVSPINGLVSKINVNVGKYIAPTDMPFELLEMSDIVLVMNAFEKDVHLLSVGQTVTAFTNAKRSKKYTAKIAYINQSLNDDRAAEVVCKVNQYDNSLIPGLFINAEAEFENEKAITVPEDAVVRWQGKFFVFALSGNNQYKMVAVEPGTTTDGFRQIKSSAIDKSSKIVTKNAYTLLMTFMNGGDS